One window of Ziziphus jujuba cultivar Dongzao chromosome 5, ASM3175591v1 genomic DNA carries:
- the LOC107428812 gene encoding protein NRT1/ PTR FAMILY 7.2, giving the protein MACLNVCKEQGYGTEERTQKKQHICTLDGTVDWNGHPAIRGTTGSWVAGILILVNQGLATLAFFGVGVNLVLFLTRVLGQDNAEAANNVSKWTGTVYIFSLLGAFLSDSYWGRFKTCAIFQLIFVLGLASLSLCSYLFLLKPRGCGDKETRCGGHSGFHMAFFYISIYLTALGNGGYQPNIATFGADQFDEEDPKEGLSKVAFFSYFYLALNLGSLFSNTILGYFEDEGMWTLGFWASAGSAFLALVLFLCGTPRYRHFKPSGNPLSRCCQVIISASRKWKVEIMPAVEDNLYEEAAKESSKNGARKILHTEGFKFLDRAAYMTEKELYHLEKDDGVRNPWRLCTVTQVEEVKCILRLLPIWLCTILYSVVFTQMASLFVEQGAAMKTNIASFHIPPASMSSFDILSVAAFIFIYRRVLDPLFARLKNNSNPKGLTELQRMGIGLVIAILAMVSAGVVEYFRLKYSRKDCGSNCESPSSLSIFWQVPQYILIGASEVFMYVGQLEFFNGQTPDGLKSFGSALCMTSISLGNYVSSLLVTIVMKFSTRDDMPGWIPGNLNKGHLDRFYFLLAALTTADLLVYFLCAKWYKYTTFEERNEEDTNNNIANRHAELKV; this is encoded by the exons GGCTATGGAACAGAGGAAAGGACGCAAAAGAAACAACATATTTGTACACTTGATGGAACCGTTGATTGGAATGGTCACCCTGCAATCCGAGGGACAACAGGATCTTGGGTTGCCGGAATTCTGATTTTGG TGAATCAAGGGTTGGCTACATTGGCCTTCTTTGGAGTAGGAGTGAACTTGGTGTTGTTCTTGACGAGGGTGTTGGGGCAAGACAACGCAGAGGCAGCAAACAATGTCAGCAAATGGACTGGAACTGTCTACATCTTCTCTCTTCTTGGTGCTTTCCTCAGTGACTCCTACTGGGGGAGGTTCAAAACGTGTGCAATCTTCCAACTCATCTTTGTCCTT GGCTTGGCTTCATTATCACTATGCTCCTACCTATTCTTACTCAAGCCTAGAGGTTGTGGTGACAAAGAAACCCGCTGCGGAGGTCATTCTGGATTCCACATGGCATTCTTCTACATTTCCATCTACCTAACTGCCCTTGGTAATGGAGGTTACCAACCCAACATAGCTACATTTGGTGCAGACCAATTTGATGAAGAAGACCCTAAAGAGGGGCTCTCAAAGGTTGCTTTCTTCAGCTATTTCTACTTGGCTTTGAATCTTGGCTCTCTCTTTTCAAACACAATCTTGGGCTATTTTGAGGATGAAGGGATGTGGACACTTGGCTTTTGGGCATCTGCTGGCTCTGCTTTCTTAGCATTGGTCTTGTTCCTTTGTGGAACTCCAAGATACAGACACTTTAAACCCAGTGGCAACCCTCTTTCCAGGTGTTGCCAAGTCATCATTTCTGCTTCAAGGAAATGGAAGGTTGAGATTATGCCAGCTGTAGAAGACAATCTCTATGAGGAAGCTGCAAAGGAGAGCTCTAAAAATGGGGCTAGAAAGATACTCCACACTGAAGGATTTAA ATTCTTGGATAGGGCGGCCTACATGACGGAAAAAGAGCTGTACCATTTGGAGAAGGATGATGGTGTAAGGAATCCATGGCGGCTTTGCACAGTGACACAAGTTGAGGAAGTAAAATGTATACTGAGACTGCTCCCCATTTGGCTCTGCACAATTCTCTACTCTGTAGTTTTCACTCAAATGGCTTCCTTATTTGTGGAACAAGGTGCTGCAATGAAAACCAACATAGCAAGTTTCCATATTCCTCCTGCAAGCATGTCGAGCTTTGACATACTCAGCGTAGCAGCTTTCATTTTCATATACCGGAGAGTTCTGGACCCTCTCTTTGCAAGACTTAAGAATAACAGCAACCCTAAAGGACTCACAGAGCTGCAAAGGATGGGAATTGGACTTGTCATTGCAATATTGGCAATGGTATCTGCTGGCGTTGTTGAGTATTTCCGACTGAAGTATTCAAGAAAGGATTGTGGAAGCAACTGCGAAAGTCCGAGTTCTTTGAGCATATTTTGGCAAGTTCCACAATACATTCTGATTGGAGCATCAGAGGTGTTCATGTATGTTGGACAGCTAGAGTTTTTTAATGGACAAACTCCTGACGGGTTGAAGAGCTTTGGGAGTGCTCTTTGTATGACTTCAATATCACTTGGAAATTATGTGAGCAGCTTGCTAGTGACCATTGTGATGAAATTCTCTACGAGGGATGATATGCCTGGTTGGATCCCAGGAAATCTTAACAAGGGCCATTTGGACAGGTTCTATTTCCTTTTGGCTGCTTTGACAACTGCTGATCTTCTGGTCTACTTTCTGTGTGCAAAGTGGTACAAGTATACAACGTTTGAAGAAAGAAACGAAGAGGACACCAATAATAATATTGCTAATAGACATGCTGAGCTTAAGGTCTAA
- the LOC107428803 gene encoding BTB/POZ domain-containing protein At5g17580 isoform X3: protein MCSFMQELLAAKSSMLASLLKEKSQEGLLHFLRDIPANPETFELVARFCHGYELQISTENVVPLSCLAHYLGMTESRSRNNLLLKTLTHFKQKILPSWNETIKAFQSTENVLPQAMELGLVDACIESIITKAINNPRLLGDPIKKMFVDDHSEDEGDVHRQNARRLFVLDWKPEDLTTLSLQLYEPVIHEMSQRGVPSEYITASLCNYAKKWVFSSFTEGEKMSICRRKSQKEILEAVERLLPHVQGLLPCTLLFEMLRFAIVLEASSDCRNGFEMRIGKQLDEAKAKDLLIPSLGYAREVQYDIDCVKRIVKHFYESFSAPRISASNIAKSIAVAELIEEFLTEVASDIDLKVETFITLAEMSVAASLGTHRSSDGLYKAIDIYLNKHRHLTESEREEVCQLLDCQKMSIEACEHAGNNERLPLRVVVQVLFVRQLQLRDTIMKEVQGFSDDKAQDDEEEEEVEHGCGEEKMRIQMEKMSKKVMELERKCSIMKREIEGGCRSNVGMGKKKISLWGEMKRKFGCISTMHNYNCQVKKKRVHPKSLV from the coding sequence AGATTCTGCCATGGTTACGAGCTCCAAATTTCCACAGAAAATGTTGTCCCTCTCAGTTGTCTTGCTCACTACTTGGGGATGACTGAAAGTCGCAGCAGAAACAATCTACTATTAAAAACTCTGACCCATTTTAAGCAGAAAATACTCCCTAGCTGGAATGAAACAATTAAGGCTTTCCAATCTACAGAAAATGTTCTTCCACAAGCCATGGAGCTTGGCCTAGTTGATGCTTGTATAGAGTCCATCATTACAAAGGCAATCAACAATCCCCGCCTTCTTGGagatccaataaaaaaaatgtttgtagATGATCATAGTGAGGACGAAGGTGATGTACATAGGCAAAATGCAAGAAGGCTCTTTGTCCTTGATTGGAAGCCTGAGGATCTGACAACACTTTCTCTTCAGCTATATGAGCCTGTGATCCACGAAATGAGTCAGCGTGGAGTCCCATCTGAGTATATAACTGCATCCCTTTGTAATTATGCAAAGAAATGGGTCTTTTCCAGCTTCACAGAAGGGGAAAAGATGTCAATCTGcaggagaaaatcccaaaaggAAATCCTCGAAGCAGTGGAGAGGCTTTTGCCTCATGTTCAAGGACTTCTTCCTTGtacattattatttgaaatgctGAGATTTGCAATTGTCTTGGAAGCTAGTTCTGATTGCAGAAATGGTTTTGAGATGAGGATTGGAAAACAACTTGACGAAGCGAAAGCCAAAGACCTCCTCATACCTTCACTAGGCTATGCAAGGGAAGTGCAATATGACATTGATTGTGTGAAGAGAATTGTAAAACATTTCTATGAAAGCTTCTCTGCTCCACGCATCTCTGCTTCAAATATAGCAAAATCTATTGCAGTGGCAGAACTTATTGAAGAGTTCTTGACAGAAGTTGCAAGTGACATCGATTTGAAGGTAGAGACATTTATTACATTAGCAGAAATGTCGGTTGCAGCATCACTGGGGACACATCGAAGCTCTGATGGACTGTACAAGGCTATTGATATCTACTTAAACAAGCATAGGCACTTGACAGAGTCGGAGAGAGAGGAAGTGTGTCAGCTATTAGATTGCCAAAAGATGTCCATTGAAGCTTGTGAACATGCTGGCAACAATGAAAGATTGCCACTAAGAGTGGTGGTTCAGGTACTGTTTGTCAGGCAATTACAGCTTCGAGACACAATCATGAAGGAGGTTCAAGGCTTTTCTGATGACAAAGCtcaagatgatgaggaggaggaggaagtaGAGCATGGTTGTGGAGAGGAAAAAATGAGGATACAAATGGAGAAAATGAGCAAAAAGGTTATGGAACTTGAAAGAAAGTGCTCTATAATGAAAAGAGAGATTGAAGGTGGTTGTAGAAGCAATGTTGgcatggggaaaaagaaaattagtttgTGGGGAGAGATGAAGAGGAAGTTTGGATGCATTAGTACCATGCACAACTACAACTGCCAAGTGAAAAAGAAGAGGGTTCACCCTAAAAGTTTGGTATGA